The proteins below are encoded in one region of Ostrea edulis chromosome 3, xbOstEdul1.1, whole genome shotgun sequence:
- the LOC130053672 gene encoding uncharacterized protein LOC130053672: MEKVWSTKKSEIEALRREMWSNNSDRLLANVKNKWLEKVNKTITYAKEETRKHKQKMKERLETLNNAKCNIQTKLEDEKTLDFKDFIPLWKSKKECRILSVDDHVKNVFSTAISTLKDELDEVFRATFSKCYGNCAPESVRDIDIDVESLWDITCDRQKRIFCSAKNASTLYIMHENQKPKTNIRTNETPEYIAISRKSDFIYFTSANQILTMPLDETGLDTSEPTEFYRAEDMWELCGLTVTSSSNVLLCLSTEKEGKVLEIAKDGNVIDEYQHEHATKANPFFTKPLYVAENNANFNICVSDFEKVLSITKEKTVHFIYKGTADAQLNSLEPRGIDFDSNGYLYISDFANKCVHRLDKDGKFLNMIAKGKLFKPTGLCLDHEDRILVTEFENRRIKIIEMK, encoded by the coding sequence ATGGAAAAAGTATGGAGTACAAAGAAATCAGAAATTGAAGCTTTAAGACGAGAAATGTGGAGCAATAATAGTGACAGGTTATTAGcaaatgtaaaaaacaaatggttAGAAAAGGTGAATAAAACCATTACATATGCAAAAGAGGAAACGCGCAAACATAAACAGAAGATGAAAGAAAGATTGGAAACTTTAAATAATGCAAAGTGCAATATACAAACTAAATTAGAAGACGAGAAAACGCTGGATTTCAAGGATTTCATTCCCCTTTGGAAGTCAAAGAAAGAATGCCGAATTCTCAGTGTTGATGATCATGtgaaaaatgttttttctaCAGCAATATCCACATTGAAAGACGAACTCGACGAGGTCTTTCGGGCAACTTTCTCAAAATGTTATGGTAACTGTGCCCCGGAAAGTGTGAGAGATATTGATATCGATGTTGAGAGCCTTTGGGACATAACGTGTGATCGTCAGAAAAGAATATTTTGTTCTGCGAAGAATGCCTCAACATTATATATAATGCATGAAAATCAGAAACCCAAAACAAATATCAGAACAAATGAAACTCCGGAGTATATCGCTATTTCCCGTAAGTCAGATTTCATATACTTCACATCGGCAAATCAGATTTTGACCATGCCATTAGATGAAACAGGTCTAGATACTAGTGAGCCGACTGAATTTTATCGGGCTGAGGATATGTGGGAGCTTTGTGGTTTAACAGTTACATCAAGCAGCAATGTTCTCCTTTGTTTATCAACGGAGAAAGAAGGGAAAGTGTTAGAAATAGCGAAGGATGGAAACGTTATTGATGAATATCAACACGAACATGCAACAAAAGCTAATCCTTTCTTTACCAAGCCCCTTTACGTTGCAGAAAATAATGCTAATTTCAATATTTGCGTGTctgattttgaaaaagtacTTTCGATCACAAAGGAGAAGACCGTTCATTTCATTTACAAAGGGACTGCAGATGCTCAATTAAATTCGCTTGAGCCACGAGGAATTGATTTTGACAGTAATGGTTATTTGTATATATCAGATTTTGCTAATAAATGTGTTCATCGTTTAGACAAAGACGGTAAATTCCTGAACATGATCGCAAAAGGAAAATTGTTTAAGCCAACTGGATTATGTCTAGATCATGAAGACCGGATATTAGTAACCGAGTTTGAAAATCGACGAATCAAAATAATTGAGATGAAATGA
- the LOC130053673 gene encoding uncharacterized protein LOC130053673 — MIGIARKILDAMLLNTKAKELSHEMLCTFMCEVTAIMNSRPICSISTDSEDHIIVSPSLLLTQKNFNTDVIPVDSTSLKDIYTAQWKHVQQLSNTFWKRWKERYIQNLQIRRKWQNVKPDLKPDDVVLLRDKSLYRGQWPVGLVNRVFPSDSDGKVRTVEIRVIKDNKPVYYVRPITEVVLLIE; from the coding sequence ATGATTGGCATTGCCAGAAAAATTCTTGATGCCATGCTACTCAACACGAAAGCTAAGGAACTTTCTCATGAAATGTTGTGTACATTTATGTGTGAAGTTACAGCAATTATGAATTCAAGACCGATTTGTTCCATCTCTACAGATTCAGAAGATCATATTATTGTCAGTCCGTCATTGCTTTTGACGCAGAAAAATTTCAACACCGATGTGATACCTGTCGACTCCACAAGCCTAAAGGACATTTATACAGCACAATGGAAGCATGTTCAGCAGCTTTCAAACACGTTTTGGAAACGTTGGAAGGAAAGATACATTCAAAATCTACAAATCCGTCGAAAGTGGCAGAACGTTAAACCTGATCTGAAACCAGATGATGTAGTCCTTCTACGTGACAAATCCTTGTATCGCGGACAATGGCCTGTTGGTCTTGTGAATCGTGTATTTCCGAGTGACAGTGATGGCAAAGTTCGGACAGTTGAAATCCGTGTGATCAAAGATAACAAACCTGTTTATTATGTGAGACCCATAACTGAGGTTGTGTTATTGATTGAATAG